One window of the Halobacillus litoralis genome contains the following:
- the eutB gene encoding hydroxyectoine utilization dehydratase EutB → MEDRLVPFRDVWKAKKRIKSIIETTPLVYSEHLSACTGVKVFLKLEQNHPTGAFKLRGAANKILSLSEEEKNTGVTTFSTGNHGIAVAYIAKELGIPCTVCISNRVPGVKVNRLKKLGATVETVGKSQDDAETRCIQLEKEEGMTVIKPFDDKDIIAGQGTIGLEIMEQCPEVEEVIIPLSGGGLLSGVGLSMKSVDPSIQITGVTMEKGAVMQESLRKGHPVSLEEEDTLADSLLGGIGTGNLFTFPMTKKYMNKGVLVSEAQIREGLLFLLEHHKMVVEGAAATGVGLLLSEDYQPESHVVLVVSGNNIDHETMTGLITRV, encoded by the coding sequence GTGGAGGACCGACTCGTTCCTTTCAGAGATGTATGGAAAGCGAAAAAACGGATAAAGTCGATCATTGAAACAACGCCACTCGTCTATTCTGAACATCTATCTGCATGTACGGGAGTGAAAGTGTTTCTTAAACTCGAGCAGAATCACCCGACAGGCGCCTTCAAATTACGGGGGGCTGCAAACAAAATTTTATCCTTGTCTGAAGAAGAGAAAAATACAGGAGTGACGACATTCTCAACGGGTAACCACGGCATAGCAGTGGCTTATATTGCCAAAGAACTTGGAATCCCTTGTACGGTTTGTATTTCCAATCGAGTGCCTGGTGTTAAGGTGAACCGTCTGAAGAAATTAGGAGCGACTGTAGAAACCGTCGGAAAGAGTCAAGACGATGCAGAGACCCGATGCATCCAGTTAGAGAAAGAGGAGGGAATGACAGTTATCAAACCGTTTGATGACAAAGACATTATTGCAGGTCAGGGGACCATCGGGCTTGAGATCATGGAACAATGCCCGGAAGTAGAAGAGGTCATCATCCCTTTATCAGGAGGTGGTTTGTTGTCCGGTGTCGGTTTATCAATGAAATCGGTTGACCCCTCCATTCAAATTACTGGGGTAACGATGGAAAAGGGGGCTGTCATGCAAGAAAGTTTAAGAAAGGGTCATCCAGTCAGCCTCGAAGAAGAAGATACACTGGCTGATAGTCTGCTGGGAGGAATCGGCACAGGGAATCTATTCACTTTTCCTATGACTAAAAAATATATGAATAAAGGTGTACTTGTCTCGGAAGCGCAAATAAGAGAAGGATTATTATTTTTACTAGAACATCATAAAATGGTTGTAGAAGGAGCAGCGGCTACGGGGGTTGGTCTTTTACTCAGTGAAGACTATCAACCTGAGAGTCATGTAGTACTTGTAGTTAGTGGTAATAACATCGATCATGAAACAATGACTGGACTTATTACAAGGGTTTAA
- a CDS encoding PucR family transcriptional regulator, with protein MEVTVDDVLGLPVFKQAKVQTPCLSRQVEWISVIETPVENFVRNNEFVLSTGVGCAGDILALEEYVMDVIKADASALAFATGRYIYKIPDRIIQLAEEHSLALIEIPWEVRFGDIVQEVLHLISRERQTEQQKAEEIRQELINCVLNGKGLQEITTILYTNTNIPTAISDHNKQIRANQHFDRYFIDVLNGREEEQSVLVTTDVASDHPLVHYIETYRIGEHDCHQLTILSNYKKQGYLLFKPEEGQKLSWVVLNILEHALTACALYFVKENAIEMTEIRLKDNFLLELAKKDVQMDKALLSKAQLLGYDLEKPFICLVGHIRFVQPVDDHIGSPTHSVQSSSMHSRNYYIQKEVTHAGDVLERLTMTTFEEGEVIVYLEADQPNFEETTNQFLDLIERRLHELLAGITINWGISCHKGGYRTFHQSYEEAVTALKIGRQQHEEGERTFFSDTRMNRLLMALSHEKEIGNIVHDTLKQLIDYDQKRQTELIHTFMIYNKYNSNVSQTARALNLHRQSLLHRLRNIEHLTGLSLLDADDLFLLELSVRLWLLKKVET; from the coding sequence ATGGAAGTGACGGTCGATGATGTTTTAGGTCTTCCCGTCTTTAAACAGGCGAAGGTGCAGACGCCATGTCTTAGCAGGCAGGTCGAATGGATTTCTGTGATCGAAACACCTGTAGAAAATTTTGTGCGGAACAATGAATTTGTTTTGAGTACGGGTGTAGGGTGTGCGGGCGATATTCTGGCATTAGAAGAGTATGTCATGGATGTTATAAAGGCTGATGCTTCGGCATTGGCTTTTGCTACAGGGCGATATATTTATAAGATTCCAGACAGGATTATCCAACTGGCTGAAGAGCATTCCCTCGCCCTGATCGAGATCCCCTGGGAAGTCAGGTTCGGAGATATAGTGCAGGAAGTCCTCCACCTCATCAGCAGGGAGAGACAGACAGAACAACAAAAGGCGGAAGAAATACGGCAGGAATTGATTAACTGCGTTTTGAATGGTAAGGGACTTCAGGAGATCACCACCATTTTGTACACGAACACGAATATTCCTACAGCGATAAGTGATCATAATAAGCAAATAAGGGCGAACCAGCACTTTGATCGCTATTTCATCGATGTATTGAACGGCCGCGAAGAAGAGCAAAGTGTATTGGTGACAACGGACGTCGCCAGTGACCACCCCCTCGTCCATTACATTGAGACCTATCGGATCGGTGAACACGATTGTCACCAGTTGACAATTTTATCGAATTATAAGAAACAAGGCTACCTTTTATTCAAACCTGAGGAGGGCCAAAAATTATCGTGGGTCGTTCTGAATATTCTTGAACACGCTTTGACCGCATGTGCTCTTTACTTCGTGAAAGAAAATGCGATAGAAATGACTGAAATCCGCCTGAAAGATAATTTTCTTCTTGAACTGGCCAAGAAAGATGTCCAGATGGATAAAGCGCTCTTATCAAAGGCTCAATTGTTAGGGTATGATTTAGAAAAACCTTTTATATGCCTGGTTGGTCACATCCGTTTCGTGCAGCCTGTAGACGACCATATCGGCTCTCCCACTCACTCGGTTCAATCCTCTTCGATGCATAGCCGGAATTACTATATTCAAAAAGAAGTGACCCACGCAGGTGATGTTTTAGAAAGGTTGACGATGACAACATTTGAGGAAGGCGAGGTCATTGTTTATTTAGAAGCGGACCAGCCCAATTTTGAAGAAACCACCAATCAGTTTCTCGACCTTATTGAACGAAGACTTCACGAGTTGTTAGCAGGGATTACTATCAACTGGGGGATTAGTTGTCATAAAGGGGGATACCGCACGTTTCATCAGAGCTATGAAGAAGCGGTGACGGCTTTGAAGATTGGAAGACAGCAGCATGAAGAAGGGGAGCGGACATTTTTCAGTGACACCAGGATGAATAGACTTCTCATGGCTCTCTCCCATGAAAAGGAAATCGGGAATATTGTGCACGACACATTAAAACAACTGATTGATTATGATCAAAAAAGGCAAACCGAATTGATCCACACCTTTATGATCTACAATAAATACAACAGCAATGTGAGCCAGACGGCGAGGGCGCTGAATTTGCATAGACAGTCGCTGCTTCATCGTCTCCGTAACATTGAGCATTTGACGGGTTTATCCCTGTTGGATGCAGATGACCTCTTTTTGCTGGAATTAAGTGTAAGGTTATGGCTATTGAAAAAGGTGGAGACATAG
- a CDS encoding DUF3221 domain-containing protein, with protein sequence MKNWWMIGLLVSFSFLVASCGTQESSSQEYDPADEKEAPDPDMSGFVMEQEEDRILVVTSMNEETTQEGRAMWVSGVSSDSWVGKQVEVWIDGEILESFPEQAKAEKVQELEMSEVEGADLKASEALSTALSEIQSTEDILVVEMLAFDVDSDKWTVKLHRRGENDDKLKEIVEDKK encoded by the coding sequence ATGAAAAATTGGTGGATGATTGGTTTGCTGGTCAGTTTCTCCTTTCTCGTTGCCAGCTGTGGAACTCAAGAATCCAGTTCTCAAGAATATGACCCAGCAGATGAAAAAGAAGCACCTGACCCGGACATGAGTGGATTTGTCATGGAACAAGAGGAGGACAGAATTTTAGTTGTCACCTCAATGAATGAAGAGACCACTCAGGAAGGACGGGCGATGTGGGTCTCTGGAGTTTCCAGTGACTCATGGGTAGGAAAACAAGTGGAAGTTTGGATAGACGGAGAAATTTTAGAGTCTTTTCCTGAACAGGCGAAAGCTGAGAAAGTTCAAGAGCTCGAAATGAGTGAGGTGGAAGGAGCCGATCTCAAAGCATCAGAAGCCTTATCAACAGCCTTGTCTGAAATTCAATCCACCGAGGATATCCTTGTAGTTGAAATGCTGGCATTCGATGTAGATTCTGATAAATGGACGGTCAAACTCCATAGACGCGGGGAAAATGATGATAAACTGAAGGAAATCGTCGAGGACAAAAAATAG
- the thiW gene encoding energy coupling factor transporter S component ThiW yields the protein MQHTRLLTTMAVFIAIGTLGAQFLWFPAGVAKAYPVQHAVNVMAAVTLGPLPAVGIAFCIGILRFLLGLGTILAFPGGMVGALFAGLFYKMYRKKASAVVGEVIGTGVIGAFVAVPIAQLVMGSSAGAFAFLPSFLVSSISGAMIGWFVLSRIEVEKYLLQP from the coding sequence ATGCAGCATACACGCTTACTTACTACAATGGCCGTGTTCATAGCCATAGGCACGCTTGGTGCTCAATTCCTATGGTTTCCTGCCGGTGTGGCTAAAGCATATCCTGTCCAGCACGCTGTTAACGTGATGGCTGCGGTGACACTGGGACCTCTCCCTGCTGTCGGCATCGCTTTTTGCATTGGTATTTTAAGGTTTTTGTTAGGTTTAGGCACGATACTGGCTTTTCCGGGCGGTATGGTAGGGGCCCTTTTTGCGGGTCTATTTTACAAAATGTACAGGAAAAAAGCTTCCGCTGTTGTCGGAGAAGTGATAGGAACCGGTGTGATCGGTGCTTTTGTAGCTGTACCAATTGCTCAATTGGTGATGGGCAGCTCAGCGGGTGCCTTTGCTTTTTTACCATCGTTTCTTGTCAGCAGTATCTCTGGGGCAATGATCGGTTGGTTTGTATTGTCTCGGATAGAAGTTGAAAAATATCTCTTACAACCATAA
- the tenA gene encoding thiaminase II, with the protein MSFTQQLKNENQDVLEQIFAHSFVQGIGKGDVPHDSIAHYIKADYEYLNAFMHVYGLAVAKSAQREDIELFNEQIGFILHSEVHPHHNFCNVIGVDYEALQGYELPPTADHYIKHMLYHAHTGSLGEILAALLPCPWTYLEIGNELLRQYQPNDSHPFYTWINFYAEEEVAGLTGQLCARLDKYAEQASEMEKQQMKTAFRKSCQLELAFWEMSYTCEQWPLEEAVSR; encoded by the coding sequence ATGTCATTTACTCAACAATTAAAAAATGAAAATCAAGATGTCCTGGAACAAATTTTTGCTCATTCTTTCGTGCAGGGAATAGGGAAAGGCGATGTTCCTCATGATTCTATAGCTCATTATATCAAAGCAGACTATGAATATTTGAATGCTTTCATGCATGTATATGGCCTTGCGGTAGCCAAGTCTGCACAGAGAGAAGATATAGAACTTTTCAACGAGCAAATCGGCTTCATTCTTCATAGCGAAGTTCACCCGCATCACAATTTCTGTAATGTGATCGGCGTCGATTATGAGGCATTGCAGGGGTATGAACTTCCACCTACTGCAGATCATTACATCAAGCACATGCTCTATCATGCCCACACAGGGAGCCTTGGAGAAATATTAGCTGCTTTGCTTCCTTGTCCCTGGACGTACCTGGAAATTGGAAATGAATTGCTCAGGCAGTATCAGCCAAATGATTCTCACCCCTTTTATACATGGATTAACTTCTATGCAGAAGAGGAAGTAGCAGGATTGACAGGTCAGTTATGTGCACGACTGGATAAGTATGCTGAGCAAGCTTCTGAAATGGAGAAACAGCAGATGAAAACAGCCTTCCGGAAAAGCTGTCAATTGGAATTGGCTTTTTGGGAGATGTCTTACACATGTGAACAATGGCCACTAGAGGAGGCGGTGTCCCGATGA
- the thiD gene encoding bifunctional hydroxymethylpyrimidine kinase/phosphomethylpyrimidine kinase → MKQIPCALTIAGTDPSGGAGVQADLKTFQELKVYGMSAITSIVAQNTTGVRDVHHIPVEMIRQQLQSVSEDMPIHALKTGMIAQKNMMEAFKEWLEKVDAFYVMDPVMVAQSGDPLIESESREYLKKQLLPLTTLVTPNIPEAEHLTGETIETEEDMKMAAKHIVTDLGAGAALVKGGHLNGKAIDYLFDGSRIQSFETERIDSANTHGTGCTYSAAITANLSRGHSLGKAVEEAKYYVTEAIRYSFDLGKGNGPTNHFAVREEVFNKWL, encoded by the coding sequence ATGAAACAGATCCCTTGTGCTTTAACCATTGCTGGAACAGATCCGAGCGGAGGTGCAGGTGTCCAGGCTGATTTGAAAACTTTTCAGGAGCTGAAAGTGTATGGGATGAGTGCGATCACCTCCATTGTTGCCCAAAATACCACGGGGGTGAGGGATGTTCACCATATTCCTGTAGAAATGATTCGGCAGCAATTGCAATCCGTTTCCGAAGATATGCCGATTCATGCTCTGAAAACAGGAATGATCGCCCAAAAAAATATGATGGAAGCCTTCAAAGAGTGGCTAGAGAAGGTGGATGCATTCTATGTGATGGATCCTGTCATGGTCGCCCAAAGCGGGGATCCTTTAATTGAGTCGGAATCACGGGAGTATCTGAAAAAACAGCTCCTTCCTCTGACAACATTAGTGACCCCGAATATCCCGGAAGCAGAACATTTAACTGGAGAAACGATTGAAACGGAAGAAGATATGAAAATGGCTGCAAAACATATCGTGACGGATTTAGGCGCCGGGGCAGCACTTGTGAAAGGTGGTCATTTGAACGGAAAGGCGATTGATTATTTATTCGATGGGAGCCGCATCCAGTCATTTGAGACAGAACGGATCGATTCTGCAAATACACATGGGACGGGTTGTACGTACTCGGCTGCAATTACGGCTAATTTAAGTCGGGGTCATTCACTAGGGAAAGCAGTGGAAGAAGCTAAATATTATGTAACAGAAGCAATCCGCTATTCCTTCGATTTAGGGAAGGGAAATGGGCCGACCAATCATTTTGCTGTACGCGAGGAGGTATTTAATAAATGGCTGTAA
- the thiM gene encoding hydroxyethylthiazole kinase yields the protein MAVNVIRQVRESRPLIHNMTNAVVMNFTANGLLAFGGTPIMSHAMEDAPDVARQSSGLLLNIGTLTEDQVQAMISAGQIANDQGIPVVFDPVGAGATPYRSEVCKRILKHVRPTVIKGNSGELAHLVGIDVETKGVDFVGEADEETIVRKLEEKYRTSVLCTGAVDVLCIEGEIYKNHTGHPVLTQVTGAGCLLGSLLTAALTVEASSMEKGLAVLEHYGKAAERAANQPGVHGPGTFIPHFIDALSFDPEELRK from the coding sequence ATGGCTGTAAATGTAATCCGTCAAGTACGGGAATCGCGTCCACTGATTCACAATATGACGAACGCAGTTGTCATGAATTTCACAGCTAACGGTTTGTTAGCATTCGGAGGAACACCGATCATGTCCCATGCAATGGAAGATGCTCCAGATGTTGCTCGGCAATCCAGTGGATTATTACTCAATATCGGTACATTGACAGAAGATCAGGTCCAGGCGATGATCTCAGCTGGGCAAATAGCCAATGACCAGGGGATACCCGTCGTATTTGATCCAGTAGGTGCAGGTGCGACCCCTTACAGGTCAGAGGTGTGTAAACGCATTTTAAAGCACGTTCGTCCGACAGTCATCAAAGGAAATAGCGGAGAACTTGCTCACCTCGTAGGAATCGATGTAGAAACAAAAGGAGTCGATTTTGTCGGGGAAGCAGATGAAGAAACAATTGTCCGAAAGCTGGAAGAAAAATATCGAACCTCAGTCCTTTGCACTGGAGCAGTAGATGTTCTTTGTATAGAAGGTGAAATTTATAAAAATCATACCGGCCATCCTGTATTGACCCAGGTGACAGGAGCTGGGTGTCTGTTAGGCTCACTTCTGACGGCTGCTCTTACTGTCGAAGCTTCCAGTATGGAAAAGGGGCTGGCTGTTTTAGAGCATTACGGAAAAGCGGCAGAAAGAGCCGCTAATCAGCCTGGTGTCCACGGCCCAGGCACATTCATCCCTCACTTTATTGATGCTCTCTCCTTCGACCCGGAGGAGTTAAGAAAATGA
- the thiE gene encoding thiamine phosphate synthase — protein MKYPERLRKYLVMGSQDCLRDPSFILEEAIRGGVTAFQFREKGKGSLTGIDKYHLGRKLRDICWKNEVLFFVNDDFDLFGDLDADGIHLGQEDMHVEEVRRAFPSTLIGLSISDERELEKAPVTLVDYLGVGPVFSTSTKEDANPVVGTDLIAHVKAVHPHLPLVGIGGINEENAHEVLSAGADGVAVVSAITLAENIRNAVKSL, from the coding sequence ATGAAGTACCCAGAACGTTTGAGAAAATATTTAGTGATGGGCAGTCAAGATTGCCTGCGAGACCCTTCCTTTATATTGGAAGAAGCGATCCGGGGCGGGGTTACAGCTTTCCAATTTCGAGAAAAAGGAAAGGGCTCTTTAACAGGGATCGATAAATATCATCTTGGCAGAAAGCTGAGAGATATCTGCTGGAAGAATGAAGTTTTGTTTTTTGTAAATGATGATTTCGATTTGTTCGGGGATTTAGACGCAGATGGAATCCATTTGGGTCAAGAGGACATGCACGTGGAGGAAGTACGCCGTGCCTTTCCTTCTACACTGATCGGTTTGTCCATATCTGACGAACGAGAATTAGAAAAAGCCCCTGTAACACTTGTCGATTATTTAGGAGTGGGTCCTGTTTTCTCAACCTCTACGAAAGAAGATGCCAACCCAGTTGTGGGAACTGATTTGATAGCACATGTGAAAGCTGTTCATCCTCATCTCCCGCTTGTCGGAATCGGCGGGATTAATGAAGAGAATGCACATGAAGTGCTCAGTGCTGGAGCGGATGGTGTAGCTGTCGTGTCCGCAATCACCCTAGCGGAAAACATCAGGAATGCAGTGAAAAGTTTATAA
- a CDS encoding threonine synthase, producing MNYSYVSHLICPKCSTTCNITEPQHLCTCGSPLLVEYDLETLAEEWSPADLRDRPADLWRYHELLPLQDPAYKTSLGEGMSPLVPLPNLQEDMDIRQLHMKDEGIIPTGSFKARGAAVGVSKAKELGVKELAMPTNGNAGAAWSLYAARASLESTIVMPVDAPKITRNECALSGANLYLVDGLISDAGRIVGKAVEEHGLYDVSTLKEPYRIEGKKTMGLEIAEQLGWEVPDVILYPTGGGVGLIGIYKALKELQHLGWIKSDKMPRLVAVQSEGCAPIVEAWNQGLRSSSFWENSETIAFGINVPKALGDFLVLDALYETEGCAIAVDDASLLDEQKRIAQKEGAFVCPEGAAAFLAARKLRETNWINADDHVVVLNTGAGIKYPDTVNIEIPILNPGEELQSKG from the coding sequence ATGAATTACAGTTATGTTTCTCACTTAATTTGTCCGAAATGTTCAACGACATGCAATATCACTGAACCTCAACATTTATGTACATGCGGCTCCCCGTTATTAGTTGAATATGACCTTGAAACCCTGGCTGAGGAATGGTCACCTGCTGACTTAAGGGACCGACCTGCAGACCTGTGGCGCTACCACGAACTTCTGCCCCTCCAGGATCCTGCTTATAAAACTTCTTTAGGAGAGGGAATGAGCCCGCTCGTTCCTCTTCCTAATCTTCAAGAAGATATGGATATCCGGCAATTACATATGAAAGATGAAGGAATCATTCCTACTGGTTCCTTTAAAGCTCGCGGGGCTGCCGTCGGTGTTTCAAAAGCTAAAGAGCTCGGTGTAAAAGAACTTGCGATGCCGACAAATGGAAATGCCGGGGCTGCCTGGTCACTCTATGCGGCACGAGCATCTTTGGAATCAACGATTGTTATGCCGGTCGATGCTCCCAAAATCACACGAAATGAATGTGCCCTTTCAGGAGCAAACCTTTATCTTGTAGACGGGCTGATCAGTGATGCGGGGAGGATTGTCGGGAAGGCTGTTGAAGAACACGGTCTTTATGATGTCTCTACACTTAAAGAACCTTACCGGATTGAGGGCAAGAAAACGATGGGATTAGAAATCGCTGAACAATTAGGTTGGGAAGTACCCGACGTGATTTTATATCCGACTGGTGGCGGTGTAGGGCTTATCGGCATTTATAAAGCCTTGAAAGAGCTGCAGCACCTTGGATGGATCAAGTCGGACAAGATGCCTAGACTTGTCGCTGTCCAATCGGAAGGATGCGCACCGATTGTTGAAGCATGGAACCAGGGTCTCAGAAGCTCTTCCTTCTGGGAAAATTCAGAAACGATCGCTTTCGGTATCAATGTTCCAAAAGCTCTTGGAGATTTTCTTGTGCTCGACGCCCTTTATGAAACAGAGGGTTGTGCGATTGCAGTTGACGATGCCTCCCTCCTAGACGAACAAAAACGAATCGCTCAAAAAGAAGGAGCCTTTGTGTGTCCTGAAGGAGCAGCAGCCTTTCTGGCAGCCAGGAAATTACGCGAAACAAATTGGATCAATGCTGACGACCATGTTGTCGTGTTAAATACCGGGGCAGGGATCAAATACCCTGATACTGTGAATATCGAAATTCCAATATTAAATCCTGGAGAGGAATTGCAGTCGAAGGGATGA
- a CDS encoding M24 family metallopeptidase: MVLPFDILEYHQRLQETKKRMADKGIEVLLITDPANMNYLSGYDAWSFYVHQMLVIIIDEPQPLWIGRYQDANGARVTTWIYEENVIAYPDYYVHSSVYHPMDFVADILNQIGHGGRRIGVEMDQYYFTAMALERLKKGLPNASFEDATLLVNGVRMVKSDQEIEYMRRAAKIADLAMTKGVESVLPGVRECDTAAEIYYHMVKGTSEYGGEYPAIVPLLPTGDQTSIPHLTWTDRPFVDGNAVIIELAGCYKRYHVPLARTVSIGQPNEKMKQVAPVVLEGIQNVLAFAKPGVTCGELEEVWRKSIKKYGFEKEARLGYSVGLNYPPDWGEHTASIRKGDSTILQPNMTFHLIPALWFDTDGIEISETFKVTETGCERFTTYPQELVIRDHLDLSGQIS; encoded by the coding sequence ATGGTTCTTCCTTTTGACATTTTAGAGTATCATCAACGCCTGCAGGAGACGAAGAAACGAATGGCTGATAAGGGCATAGAAGTACTGTTGATCACAGATCCCGCTAATATGAATTACCTTTCTGGATATGATGCCTGGTCATTTTATGTACACCAAATGCTGGTGATTATCATAGATGAACCTCAACCGCTTTGGATCGGCCGGTACCAGGACGCTAATGGCGCAAGGGTGACCACGTGGATTTATGAGGAGAACGTAATTGCTTACCCTGATTACTATGTCCATTCGAGTGTGTATCACCCGATGGATTTCGTGGCGGATATTCTAAATCAGATTGGTCATGGAGGCAGGAGGATAGGTGTTGAAATGGACCAATACTACTTTACAGCTATGGCACTTGAACGGTTGAAGAAAGGATTGCCGAATGCCTCATTTGAAGATGCTACCTTACTCGTCAATGGAGTCAGAATGGTTAAGTCAGATCAAGAAATCGAATACATGAGGCGTGCTGCTAAAATCGCTGACCTGGCAATGACTAAAGGAGTAGAGAGTGTACTTCCAGGTGTTCGTGAATGTGATACAGCTGCAGAGATTTATTATCACATGGTCAAAGGGACATCAGAATATGGGGGAGAGTATCCAGCCATCGTTCCTTTGCTGCCGACAGGGGACCAAACATCCATTCCACACTTAACATGGACAGATCGCCCATTTGTAGACGGGAATGCCGTCATTATTGAACTAGCCGGGTGTTATAAGCGCTATCATGTCCCTCTCGCTAGAACCGTCTCGATCGGTCAGCCGAATGAAAAAATGAAACAGGTGGCGCCAGTCGTGCTGGAAGGAATTCAAAATGTCCTCGCCTTTGCTAAGCCTGGGGTGACATGTGGGGAATTGGAGGAAGTTTGGAGAAAGAGCATCAAGAAATATGGATTTGAAAAAGAAGCCCGTCTTGGATATTCGGTCGGTCTGAACTACCCTCCGGATTGGGGCGAGCACACGGCAAGCATTCGTAAAGGTGATTCCACAATTCTGCAGCCTAACATGACCTTCCATCTCATCCCGGCCCTGTGGTTTGATACGGACGGTATTGAAATCAGCGAAACTTTCAAGGTGACGGAAACCGGGTGTGAACGGTTCACCACTTACCCGCAAGAATTGGTAATCCGGGATCATCTGGACCTTAGTGGACAAATCAGCTGA
- a CDS encoding cyclodeaminase → MRLFDQKDIDKVIRLDTSLVSIIEDAFTDLVTKQTQMPPIMRVDVPEHNGELDIKSAYIEGDDSFAVKLSSGFFNNSELGLPSANGLMILIDSRTGRPLAVLADEGLLTELRTAAAGAVAAKYCSSENSRKAGIIGTGAQARLQLKALALVRPIESVFVYGRKTDHARSFKVDMEEELGIGVKICNSVKEVVEQSDVVVTTTPSKTPLIYSDWLHPGLHITAMGSDAEHKQELDASVLEKADLVVCDVKAQSMRLGELRSCGQSPVLEQARELGALTSGRDDGRKSEDQITICDLTGTGVQDTAIARHVYSLLVTEEDVIHERS, encoded by the coding sequence ATCCGATTATTTGATCAAAAAGATATAGATAAAGTCATACGTCTGGATACATCTTTAGTCAGCATAATCGAAGACGCTTTTACCGACCTGGTAACGAAACAAACACAAATGCCTCCGATTATGCGTGTGGATGTGCCTGAACACAATGGAGAACTGGATATTAAATCTGCCTATATTGAGGGTGATGACAGTTTTGCTGTCAAACTCTCCTCGGGTTTTTTCAATAATTCTGAATTAGGGCTGCCGAGTGCAAACGGATTGATGATTTTAATCGACAGCCGGACAGGACGGCCGCTTGCTGTGTTGGCAGATGAGGGATTACTGACTGAGCTTCGTACGGCTGCTGCTGGAGCAGTTGCTGCTAAGTATTGCAGCTCAGAAAACAGTCGGAAAGCTGGGATTATCGGAACTGGAGCTCAAGCTAGGTTACAGCTGAAAGCTCTTGCCTTAGTCCGCCCCATAGAGAGTGTCTTTGTGTATGGACGGAAGACGGATCACGCCCGCAGTTTTAAAGTGGATATGGAAGAGGAGTTAGGAATTGGTGTTAAGATCTGTAATTCAGTTAAAGAAGTGGTCGAACAAAGTGATGTCGTCGTCACGACCACTCCTTCAAAAACTCCGTTGATCTATTCAGATTGGCTGCACCCTGGTCTGCACATTACCGCAATGGGTTCAGATGCGGAGCACAAACAGGAGCTGGACGCCTCTGTGTTAGAAAAAGCAGACCTGGTCGTATGTGATGTGAAAGCCCAATCCATGAGGTTAGGCGAGTTACGATCATGTGGTCAGTCTCCTGTACTGGAGCAGGCGAGGGAACTTGGAGCATTGACGAGCGGCCGTGATGATGGTCGAAAAAGCGAGGATCAAATTACTATATGTGATTTAACGGGGACAGGAGTGCAAGATACCGCCATTGCCCGTCATGTGTATTCATTACTTGTAACTGAGGAGGACGTTATCCATGAAAGAAGCTAA